A stretch of the Clostridiales bacterium genome encodes the following:
- a CDS encoding HAMP domain-containing histidine kinase, translating into MSEKKQVQSVREARTYNQAAETVHAGLGRISSRIRLSLSLRIAGHYCGRLARTFLLAAVIMTLALAAGNVPGAISLARRVATEAPDLEDGRYSQLILQDARADAVMVERTAPDNFGDQVKEFFTVLTSGGAPWRPVFMLDNGTEGHIIRLSLDLRESLFIWAVMIAGIVLADLLRMMSFLRRRKVLDKKVLSPIREMTEITKTLSAANLSNRINVAGMKYELQDLAMVINSMLDRIEQSYNSQKQFVSDASHELRTPIAVIQGYTDMLRRWGKEDPEVLDEGIGAISQETVAMRELVENLLFLARHDKKTLLLEISEFDPADVVKEVCQEAGMVSGDHRFEVNPCESSLIHADRGMIKQVMRILVDNAVKYSPVDSTVTLGTRPNGNGCILTVTDHGAGISEEDLPKIFERFYRADAARNSETGGHGLGLSIARIIVVAHSGKLRVRSKVGTGTTFEIVLPAEPSSGDAPEEKPKTGRKKKRG; encoded by the coding sequence ATGAGTGAAAAGAAACAGGTACAAAGCGTGCGGGAAGCCCGTACTTATAACCAGGCGGCAGAGACCGTGCATGCCGGACTGGGACGCATCAGCTCCCGGATCCGGCTTTCCCTGTCGCTGCGGATTGCCGGGCATTACTGCGGGCGGCTGGCACGCACATTCCTGCTGGCGGCGGTGATCATGACGCTGGCCCTGGCGGCCGGCAATGTTCCGGGCGCCATTTCGCTGGCGCGGCGGGTGGCCACGGAAGCGCCGGACCTGGAGGACGGGCGGTACAGTCAGCTGATCCTGCAGGATGCCCGCGCGGACGCCGTGATGGTGGAACGGACAGCGCCGGATAACTTTGGCGACCAGGTGAAGGAATTCTTTACCGTGCTGACATCCGGCGGGGCGCCGTGGCGCCCGGTATTCATGCTGGACAACGGAACGGAAGGGCATATTATCCGGCTGTCCCTGGACCTGCGGGAAAGCCTGTTCATCTGGGCGGTGATGATCGCCGGGATTGTCCTGGCGGACCTGCTGCGGATGATGTCCTTCCTGCGGAGGCGTAAGGTGCTGGACAAGAAGGTGCTTTCCCCGATCCGCGAAATGACGGAGATTACGAAAACCCTGTCGGCGGCGAACCTGTCCAACCGGATCAACGTCGCGGGAATGAAATATGAACTGCAGGACCTGGCCATGGTTATCAACTCCATGCTGGACCGGATTGAGCAGAGCTACAACAGCCAGAAACAGTTTGTTTCCGACGCGTCCCACGAGCTGCGGACCCCGATCGCGGTGATCCAGGGGTATACGGATATGCTGCGGCGCTGGGGCAAAGAGGATCCCGAGGTGCTGGACGAGGGCATCGGTGCGATTTCCCAGGAAACCGTGGCCATGCGCGAGCTGGTGGAAAACCTGCTGTTCCTGGCCCGGCATGACAAGAAGACGCTGCTGCTGGAGATCAGCGAGTTTGACCCGGCGGACGTCGTGAAGGAAGTGTGCCAGGAAGCCGGCATGGTCTCCGGCGACCACCGGTTTGAGGTGAATCCCTGCGAAAGCAGCCTGATCCACGCGGACCGGGGCATGATCAAGCAGGTGATGCGGATCCTGGTGGACAACGCCGTGAAGTATTCCCCGGTGGACAGCACCGTGACGCTCGGCACCCGGCCGAACGGGAACGGGTGCATCCTGACCGTGACGGACCACGGCGCCGGCATCTCCGAGGAAGACCTGCCGAAGATTTTCGAGCGCTTCTACCGCGCGGACGCCGCGCGCAACTCGGAAACGGGCGGCCACGGACTGGGCCTGTCCATCGCGCGGATCATCGTGGTGGCGCACAGCGGCAAACTGCGCGTCCGTTCCAAGGTGGGCACGGGAACGACCTTCGAGATTGTGCTTCCGGCGGAACCCTCCTCCGGAGACGCACCGGAGGAAAAACCGAAAACCGGCCGGAAGAAAAAACGCGGATAA
- a CDS encoding response regulator transcription factor gives MSKILVIEDERKIARFLELELRHEGYEVETAGDGRTGLERALEGSPDLLVLDLMLPELSGIEVCRRLRHESDVPIIMLTAKDDVSDKVMGLDMGADDYMTKPFAIEELLARIRVALRKPRAVKEAPAEAEICRIGQLSVNPANYEVRFGDELLQLTKKEYDLLYYLMTHRDRAVTRDELLENIWGYEYTGDTNVVDVYIRYLRHKIDERFGVKTIQTIRSVGYLFSYE, from the coding sequence GTGAGCAAGATCCTGGTGATTGAGGACGAACGGAAGATCGCACGCTTCCTGGAGCTGGAGCTCCGCCATGAGGGATACGAGGTGGAGACGGCCGGGGACGGCCGGACCGGGCTGGAGCGCGCCCTGGAGGGATCTCCCGACCTGCTGGTGCTGGACCTGATGCTGCCGGAACTGAGCGGCATCGAGGTATGCCGCCGGCTGCGGCATGAAAGTGACGTGCCGATCATCATGCTGACCGCCAAGGACGACGTGTCGGACAAGGTGATGGGCCTGGATATGGGCGCGGACGATTATATGACCAAACCCTTCGCGATTGAGGAACTGCTGGCGCGGATCCGCGTCGCCCTGCGCAAGCCGCGGGCTGTGAAGGAAGCGCCGGCGGAGGCGGAGATCTGCCGGATCGGGCAGCTCTCCGTCAACCCCGCGAACTATGAGGTGCGCTTCGGAGACGAGCTGCTGCAGCTGACCAAGAAGGAATACGACCTCCTGTACTACCTGATGACCCACCGCGACAGGGCGGTGACCCGGGATGAGCTGCTGGAGAACATCTGGGGATATGAATATACCGGGGACACCAACGTGGTGGACGTCTACATCCGCTACCTGCGGCACAAGATTGACGAACGCTTCGGCGTGAAGACCATCCAGACCATCCGGTCGGTGGGATATCTGTTCAGCTATGAGTGA
- a CDS encoding DUF4342 domain-containing protein: MATYSMEDIELIRRKSGITYEEAVSMLDYHNGDVARVLIDLEKNGRLHEVNTTRTQAPQADSSKKGGKFMNFIQKMIRTRIKVRKGDTLIINLSVLFVVAAALLMGLHRAFGIAALGLILGLMMGYQINIDNNDEAFTQEKVEKIVRNAADNVKKTVNGISREINTAVEKKKAEEAAKAAAAPEAPAAETVKTETVKAETVKAEPVKDMNAEILQEMDRQLNGPAVPTIQVPLRSESTDGSVEVTEEGNGYHTATIG, encoded by the coding sequence ATGGCGACTTACTCGATGGAAGACATTGAACTGATCCGCCGGAAGAGCGGGATCACCTATGAGGAAGCGGTGTCCATGCTGGATTACCACAACGGAGATGTGGCCCGCGTGCTGATCGACCTGGAAAAGAACGGCCGGCTGCATGAAGTGAACACCACCCGGACCCAGGCACCCCAGGCAGACAGCAGCAAAAAGGGAGGAAAATTCATGAACTTCATCCAGAAAATGATCCGGACCCGCATCAAGGTCCGCAAGGGAGATACACTGATCATCAACCTGTCCGTGCTCTTCGTCGTGGCGGCCGCCCTGCTGATGGGCCTGCACCGCGCGTTCGGCATCGCGGCGCTCGGACTGATCCTGGGCCTGATGATGGGCTACCAGATCAACATCGACAACAACGACGAAGCTTTCACCCAGGAGAAGGTGGAGAAAATCGTCCGCAACGCGGCCGACAACGTGAAGAAGACTGTGAACGGCATCTCCCGCGAGATCAACACCGCCGTGGAGAAGAAAAAGGCCGAGGAAGCCGCGAAGGCCGCCGCTGCCCCGGAAGCCCCTGCCGCTGAAACCGTGAAGACCGAAACCGTAAAGGCTGAGACTGTGAAGGCGGAACCCGTGAAGGACATGAACGCTGAGATCCTGCAGGAAATGGACCGCCAGCTGAACGGCCCCGCCGTGCCCACGATCCAGGTGCCGCTGCGCTCCGAGAGCACCGACGGCAGCGTGGAAGTGACGGAAGAGGGCAACGGCTACCATACCGCCACGATCGGATAA
- a CDS encoding tRNA threonylcarbamoyladenosine dehydratase, producing MQDQFSRTRLLFGPEGMEKLKNSHVAVFGIGGVGGYAVEALARSGIGALDLIDDDKVCLTNVNRQLYATRSTVGRYKVEVAEERIRDINPDCRVRAWKTFYMPDTQDQFDFTEYDYIVDAIDTVKGKLTLVEAAKAAGTPIISCMGAGNKTDPTAFRVADIYKTSVCPLARVMRAECRKRRIKHLKVVYSTEIPTRPLEDPAISCRNHCICPPDTRKCTVRRDIPGSTAFVPSVAGLILAGEVVKDLLQK from the coding sequence ATGCAGGATCAGTTCTCCCGTACGCGGCTGCTGTTCGGCCCGGAGGGAATGGAAAAACTGAAGAACAGCCACGTGGCGGTGTTCGGGATCGGCGGTGTGGGCGGATATGCCGTGGAAGCGCTGGCACGGTCCGGAATCGGCGCGCTGGACCTGATTGACGACGACAAGGTGTGCCTGACCAATGTGAACCGGCAGCTGTACGCGACGCGGTCCACGGTGGGCCGGTACAAGGTGGAGGTGGCGGAGGAACGCATCCGCGACATCAACCCGGACTGCCGGGTGCGCGCGTGGAAGACGTTCTATATGCCGGATACCCAGGACCAGTTTGACTTTACCGAATACGACTATATTGTGGACGCGATCGACACCGTGAAGGGGAAACTGACGCTGGTGGAAGCGGCGAAGGCGGCGGGAACGCCCATTATCTCCTGCATGGGAGCAGGCAACAAGACGGATCCCACCGCGTTTCGCGTGGCCGATATCTACAAGACGTCGGTGTGCCCGCTGGCCCGGGTGATGCGGGCGGAATGCCGCAAGCGCCGGATCAAACACCTGAAGGTGGTATATTCCACGGAGATTCCGACGCGCCCGCTGGAGGACCCGGCCATCAGCTGCCGGAACCACTGTATCTGTCCGCCGGACACCCGGAAGTGCACCGTGCGCCGGGATATTCCCGGATCCACGGCGTTTGTGCCGTCGGTGGCAGGGCTGATCCTCGCAGGTGAAGTGGTGAAGGACCTGCTGCAGAAATAA
- a CDS encoding Rrf2 family transcriptional regulator: MISTRGRYALRVMIDLAKQPQDHYIPLKDIAERQGISKKYLEIIVRDLVNGKLVTGISGKGGGYRLSRKPEDIPVGEIIELTEGRFGSVACLENGAEPCPRADMCETLPMWKEYNQLIHNFFYSKRLSDLAE, translated from the coding sequence ATGATTTCCACCCGGGGAAGATACGCGCTGCGCGTGATGATTGACCTGGCCAAGCAGCCGCAGGACCACTATATCCCGCTGAAGGATATCGCGGAGCGGCAGGGGATCTCCAAAAAGTACCTGGAGATTATCGTGCGCGACCTGGTGAACGGCAAGCTGGTGACCGGCATCAGCGGCAAGGGCGGCGGATACAGGCTGTCCCGCAAGCCGGAGGACATCCCCGTGGGCGAGATCATAGAACTGACGGAGGGAAGATTCGGCTCCGTCGCCTGCCTGGAAAACGGTGCGGAACCGTGCCCGCGGGCGGATATGTGCGAGACGCTGCCGATGTGGAAGGAATACAACCAGCTGATCCACAACTTTTTCTACAGCAAGCGGCTGAGTGACCTGGCGGAATAA
- a CDS encoding VanW family protein: MAKLKRYELYGDGDTIPGEYTGPKRTGDPTLPGKMPYGRTEDARRPEQPADRRRYFTGNENDGLGSPSPLFDDFDRFSSNRDEPEWRRPRKETKNRGAWAAVIAVCLVILTGIGVLMFPQVTGIPYKFLPTIGFANGSVLTQEPQQDEAIDEWRDLLYSDKIYPGVFIDNVDVGGMTREQAAKAVEAVNVKTDTTFDIIVSVGNESWHVNSERVPISRNIAETVEKAWAAGRGNTTELQGSSMTPFQERVNRASSLQANPVSFTTKQDYDHKALRVMTDGIVNYVNCDPVNSMVATFDFTTKKFTFTEDRPGARIDPDELYERLTTLLDNGVTATTIRVTPEKVLAEMTKTELMNRFGLISAYTTTTTNNKNRNTNIQLSAQAINGITVQPGETFSFNQATGERTAAKGYKEAAAISGGTTRDEIGGGVCQTSSTLFNAAVRADMEIVERNPHAWPSSYIEKGFDATVNWPGLDMKFKNNTNWPIFIVAGYSNRKITVNIYGMSLGADMKIDLQSKTVRTIDQPSGTKYEINSSLAPGETKKTVTGRPGYVVETWKTWYQGNRVVREELLYTTTYKAYQETVEYNPQ, encoded by the coding sequence ATGGCGAAGCTGAAACGATACGAGCTCTACGGAGACGGGGATACCATTCCGGGTGAGTACACCGGGCCGAAACGGACCGGTGATCCGACCCTGCCCGGAAAAATGCCCTACGGCCGGACAGAGGATGCCCGGAGGCCGGAGCAGCCTGCGGATCGGCGGCGCTATTTCACCGGAAATGAGAATGACGGGCTGGGGTCACCGTCCCCGCTGTTTGACGATTTTGACCGGTTCAGCAGCAACCGGGACGAGCCGGAATGGCGGCGGCCCCGGAAAGAGACGAAAAACCGCGGCGCATGGGCAGCGGTGATCGCGGTATGCCTGGTGATCCTGACGGGGATCGGCGTGCTGATGTTCCCGCAGGTGACCGGCATTCCCTATAAATTCCTGCCGACGATCGGATTCGCGAACGGAAGCGTGCTGACCCAGGAACCGCAGCAGGATGAAGCGATTGACGAATGGCGGGACCTCCTGTACTCCGACAAAATCTATCCCGGCGTGTTCATTGACAACGTGGACGTGGGCGGCATGACCCGCGAGCAGGCAGCCAAGGCCGTGGAAGCCGTGAACGTGAAGACGGACACCACGTTCGATATCATTGTATCGGTGGGCAACGAAAGCTGGCACGTGAACAGTGAACGCGTCCCGATTTCCCGGAACATTGCGGAAACGGTGGAAAAAGCCTGGGCGGCCGGACGGGGCAACACCACGGAGCTGCAGGGCAGCAGCATGACGCCGTTCCAGGAGCGCGTAAACCGGGCGTCCTCCCTGCAGGCCAATCCTGTATCCTTTACGACGAAGCAGGACTATGACCACAAGGCGCTGCGCGTGATGACGGACGGCATTGTGAACTATGTTAACTGCGATCCGGTGAACAGCATGGTGGCGACATTTGACTTCACCACCAAGAAGTTTACCTTTACGGAAGACCGGCCCGGGGCACGGATTGATCCGGACGAACTGTACGAGCGGCTGACCACGCTGCTGGATAACGGCGTGACCGCGACCACCATCCGGGTAACGCCGGAAAAGGTGCTGGCGGAAATGACCAAAACGGAGCTGATGAACCGCTTCGGCCTGATCTCCGCCTATACCACCACGACAACGAACAACAAGAACCGGAACACAAACATCCAGCTGAGCGCCCAGGCGATCAACGGGATTACCGTGCAGCCGGGAGAAACCTTCTCCTTCAACCAGGCGACCGGGGAACGAACGGCAGCCAAGGGATACAAGGAAGCCGCGGCGATTTCCGGCGGCACCACGCGCGATGAGATCGGCGGCGGCGTATGCCAGACCAGCTCCACGCTGTTCAACGCGGCGGTGCGGGCGGATATGGAGATTGTGGAGCGGAATCCCCACGCGTGGCCGTCCTCCTATATCGAAAAGGGATTTGACGCCACGGTCAACTGGCCGGGGCTGGACATGAAATTCAAAAACAACACGAACTGGCCAATCTTTATCGTGGCGGGGTATTCCAACCGGAAGATCACCGTGAACATCTACGGCATGAGCCTCGGCGCGGACATGAAGATCGACCTGCAAAGCAAGACGGTACGGACAATCGACCAGCCGTCGGGCACCAAATACGAGATCAACAGCAGCCTGGCACCGGGAGAGACCAAAAAAACCGTGACCGGGCGGCCGGGATACGTGGTGGAAACCTGGAAGACCTGGTACCAGGGGAACCGGGTGGTGAGGGAAGAGCTGCTGTACACCACCACCTACAAGGCTTACCAGGAAACGGTGGAATACAACCCGCAATGA
- a CDS encoding U32 family peptidase yields the protein MKVPELLCPAGNRESLEAALHFGADAVYGGMKHYGLRAYAGNFDGDELRTAIGRTHECGARFYVTMNIFPFDDEMEGFVDAAREARDAGADAVIVSDPGAIRRLRRELPELPVHVSTQANTVNTDAVKMYRDMGCERVILAREMSLERIARMKEAVGDSIQLETFVHGASCMAYSGRCMLSAYLTGRSGNRGECAQPCRWQYAVMEEKRPGVYLPVEEDERGTYLFSAKDLCLMPILPELAEAGISSLKIEGRMKTEYYVAVVTGAYRRALDLLAQGREAFAQALPELAEELKCASHRDSDTGFLLGKPEEPGGAEGFHQEREFCARVTAYDAARGEAQLLLKNRFFAGEELELMTPAGVRKITAKPFLREKTGEILETLGIAGETIRMELPGCEAGDILRGPVRNHRR from the coding sequence ATGAAGGTGCCGGAGCTGCTGTGCCCGGCGGGAAACCGGGAATCGCTGGAGGCCGCGCTGCACTTCGGGGCGGACGCGGTATACGGCGGCATGAAGCATTACGGCCTGCGGGCATACGCCGGCAACTTTGACGGCGATGAGCTGCGCACAGCCATCGGGCGGACCCATGAATGCGGCGCCCGGTTTTATGTGACGATGAATATTTTCCCCTTCGACGACGAGATGGAGGGGTTCGTGGACGCCGCCCGCGAGGCGCGGGATGCCGGGGCGGACGCGGTGATCGTGAGCGATCCCGGCGCGATCCGCCGGCTGCGGCGGGAACTGCCGGAGCTGCCGGTGCATGTGAGCACGCAGGCGAACACCGTGAATACGGACGCCGTGAAGATGTACCGGGACATGGGCTGCGAGCGGGTGATCCTGGCCCGGGAAATGAGCCTGGAGCGGATTGCCCGGATGAAGGAAGCCGTGGGGGACAGCATCCAGCTGGAAACCTTTGTGCACGGAGCCAGCTGCATGGCCTATTCCGGGCGGTGCATGCTGAGCGCTTACCTGACCGGGCGGAGCGGCAACCGGGGCGAATGCGCCCAGCCCTGCCGGTGGCAGTACGCCGTGATGGAAGAAAAACGGCCGGGCGTGTACCTGCCGGTGGAGGAGGATGAACGGGGCACCTACCTGTTCTCCGCCAAAGACCTGTGCCTGATGCCGATCCTGCCGGAACTGGCGGAGGCCGGGATATCCAGCCTGAAGATTGAAGGCCGGATGAAGACCGAATACTACGTGGCGGTGGTTACCGGCGCATACCGCCGGGCGCTGGACCTGCTGGCGCAGGGACGGGAAGCTTTTGCGCAGGCACTGCCGGAACTGGCGGAGGAGCTGAAATGCGCCAGCCACCGGGACAGCGACACGGGCTTCCTGCTGGGAAAACCGGAAGAGCCGGGCGGCGCGGAGGGCTTCCACCAGGAGCGCGAATTCTGCGCCCGGGTGACCGCCTATGACGCGGCCAGGGGGGAAGCGCAGCTGCTGCTGAAAAACCGCTTTTTTGCGGGAGAGGAACTGGAACTGATGACGCCTGCGGGCGTACGGAAGATTACCGCAAAGCCCTTCCTGCGGGAAAAGACGGGCGAGATACTGGAGACACTGGGAATTGCCGGAGAAACGATCCGTATGGAACTGCCGGGCTGCGAAGCCGGGGATATCCTGCGGGGACCGGTGAGGAACCACAGGAGATAA
- the mltG gene encoding endolytic transglycosylase MltG, translated as MKERKNYTYRSMRDERQYGLYWYSGLWQILRPILIALTVLVLIVGIGTTVWNKLYGTFAAPVDVEDTAEYPFEITSGQSLNRVSANLEAAGLIRSKTVFKYYCDFVGMGQKIQVGTYALRKNMNMTEIAEQLAAGDGNPLVRNITLIPGETVEDFAAKLVKNGTLENADTFLRLCREGTEFRDYYYIADVLANRNAAQRKYILEGYLAPNTYEVYVSATEEEIIRKLLSQTEAVFPEEYQEQAEKLGMTMDEALTLASLIEKEGRETDFARVSAVFHNRLKAGMKLESDVTVHYVTGVRKMALTQSDVSVNNPYNTYANKGLPPGPICNPSPAAIRAALYPDETMVAQNYLFFCAKEPESGELYFSRTLAEHERAVNAYRNSWEQYDQSRGIQ; from the coding sequence TTGAAGGAACGGAAGAATTACACCTACCGCAGCATGCGGGATGAGCGGCAGTACGGCCTGTACTGGTACAGCGGGCTGTGGCAGATCCTGCGCCCGATCCTGATCGCGCTGACGGTACTGGTACTGATTGTGGGAATCGGAACGACCGTATGGAACAAGCTGTACGGTACGTTTGCCGCGCCTGTGGACGTGGAAGATACAGCCGAATACCCGTTTGAAATCACCTCCGGGCAGAGCCTGAACCGCGTTTCGGCGAACCTGGAGGCGGCCGGGCTGATCCGCAGCAAGACGGTGTTCAAGTATTACTGCGACTTTGTCGGTATGGGACAGAAGATCCAGGTCGGCACCTACGCGCTGCGCAAAAACATGAATATGACGGAAATCGCGGAGCAGCTGGCGGCCGGCGACGGCAACCCGCTGGTGCGCAATATTACGCTGATTCCCGGCGAAACGGTGGAGGACTTCGCGGCCAAGCTGGTGAAGAACGGCACGCTGGAGAACGCGGACACCTTCCTGCGGCTGTGCCGGGAGGGAACGGAATTCCGGGATTACTACTATATCGCGGACGTGCTGGCCAACCGGAACGCGGCGCAGCGGAAGTATATCCTGGAAGGATACCTGGCGCCGAACACGTATGAAGTATACGTGAGCGCGACGGAGGAGGAAATCATCCGGAAGCTGCTGAGCCAGACCGAGGCGGTGTTCCCGGAGGAATACCAGGAACAGGCGGAAAAGCTGGGCATGACGATGGACGAAGCCCTGACGCTGGCCAGCCTGATCGAAAAGGAAGGCCGGGAGACGGACTTCGCGCGCGTGAGCGCGGTGTTCCACAACCGGCTGAAGGCGGGCATGAAGCTGGAGAGTGACGTGACCGTGCACTATGTGACCGGTGTGCGGAAAATGGCGCTGACCCAGAGCGACGTCAGCGTGAACAACCCCTACAACACCTATGCCAACAAGGGACTTCCGCCCGGACCAATCTGCAATCCCTCGCCGGCGGCAATCCGCGCGGCGCTGTATCCCGACGAGACGATGGTGGCCCAGAACTACCTGTTCTTCTGCGCCAAGGAGCCGGAGAGCGGCGAGCTGTACTTCTCCCGGACACTGGCGGAGCATGAGCGCGCGGTGAACGCCTACCGGAATTCCTGGGAGCAGTATGACCAGAGCAGGGGGATCCAGTGA
- a CDS encoding YlbF family regulator, giving the protein MDYSSTYRLAQDIRDSEEYRTYHDLKESVMADETTAALIKEYRKLQVTIQMAVMSGQQADSEDMQRFSGISALLFSKEEVSQFLMAEMRLQQALADIFRIVTEAADVDMSIPGLEG; this is encoded by the coding sequence ATGGATTATTCATCCACTTACCGCCTTGCGCAGGATATCCGCGACAGCGAGGAATACCGGACTTACCATGACCTGAAGGAATCCGTGATGGCGGATGAAACCACCGCCGCGCTGATCAAGGAATACCGGAAGCTGCAGGTGACGATCCAGATGGCCGTGATGAGCGGACAGCAGGCGGACAGCGAGGACATGCAGCGGTTTTCCGGCATCTCTGCGCTGCTGTTCTCCAAGGAGGAGGTCAGCCAGTTCCTGATGGCCGAGATGCGGCTGCAGCAGGCGCTGGCGGATATTTTCCGGATTGTGACGGAAGCGGCGGACGTCGATATGTCCATTCCGGGGCTTGAGGGGTAA
- a CDS encoding ribonuclease J: protein MKTPEKKEVGRLRIVSLGGVDEIGKNMYVFEYGDDIIIVDCGSVFPKEDMLGVDLVIPDITYLLSKKDHIRGYLFTHGHEDHIGATPYILKQAPSHIYGTKLTMALVDLKLKEYRVEGIPMHVVEPRDTVQLGQFSCQFIHVSHSIAGACAIAITCPAGTVICSGDFKVDYTPIDGQVTDLQTFAHYGDQGVLAFLCESTNVERPGYTMSELKVGETFEKMFETAEGRVIVAMFASNIHRMQMIIDSAIRFGRRVCFIGRSMVNVSRVAMSIGELQIPEECLIDMDMLDQYPDNEILVMTTGSQGEPMAGLTRMAYAEHRKLQIRQSDMVIISATPIPGNEKFISRVINQLYRLGAQVVYSAMAEVHVSGHACKEELKLLHALIRPKYFIPVHGEYRMMWQHALLAESMGVPSQNIVIPELGQVIEMNEDVLALGEQVPVGGVLVDGLGVGDVGNIVLRDRKHLSQDGLVIVAMAIDRDEGKLVSGPDIVSRGFIYVKENEDIIDNTQVLVRNILAENNLQGDNWPDLKNLIKDEVHRFIFEKIKRNPMILPIILDI, encoded by the coding sequence ATGAAGACACCCGAAAAAAAGGAGGTTGGACGTCTCAGGATTGTTTCCCTCGGCGGCGTTGATGAAATCGGCAAGAACATGTATGTGTTCGAGTATGGAGACGATATCATCATCGTGGATTGCGGAAGTGTATTCCCCAAGGAGGACATGCTGGGCGTTGACCTGGTTATCCCGGACATTACCTACTTACTGAGCAAGAAGGACCACATCCGCGGCTACCTGTTCACCCACGGCCATGAGGACCATATCGGCGCGACGCCGTACATCCTCAAGCAGGCTCCGTCCCATATCTACGGAACGAAGCTAACGATGGCCCTGGTGGACCTGAAGCTGAAGGAATACCGGGTGGAGGGTATTCCGATGCACGTGGTGGAACCGCGGGACACCGTACAGCTGGGACAGTTCAGCTGCCAGTTTATCCATGTGAGCCACTCGATCGCCGGCGCGTGCGCCATCGCGATCACCTGCCCGGCGGGCACGGTGATCTGCAGCGGTGACTTCAAGGTGGACTACACCCCGATTGACGGACAGGTAACCGACCTGCAGACCTTTGCCCACTACGGCGACCAGGGCGTGCTCGCGTTCCTTTGTGAAAGCACGAACGTGGAACGCCCGGGCTACACGATGAGCGAGCTGAAGGTCGGCGAAACATTCGAGAAGATGTTCGAGACGGCGGAGGGCCGCGTGATCGTGGCCATGTTTGCCAGCAACATCCACCGGATGCAGATGATTATCGACAGCGCAATCCGGTTCGGCCGGCGCGTATGCTTTATCGGCCGGAGCATGGTGAACGTCAGCCGCGTGGCGATGAGCATCGGCGAGCTGCAGATTCCGGAAGAATGCCTGATTGATATGGACATGCTGGACCAGTATCCCGACAACGAGATCCTGGTGATGACCACAGGCAGCCAGGGCGAGCCGATGGCCGGCCTGACCCGGATGGCGTACGCCGAACACCGGAAGCTGCAGATCCGCCAGAGCGACATGGTCATCATTTCCGCGACGCCGATTCCCGGCAACGAGAAGTTTATCTCCCGCGTGATCAACCAGTTGTACCGGCTGGGCGCGCAGGTGGTGTACAGCGCGATGGCGGAGGTGCACGTTTCCGGCCACGCCTGCAAGGAAGAGCTGAAACTGCTGCACGCGCTGATCCGCCCGAAGTACTTCATCCCCGTGCACGGTGAATACCGCATGATGTGGCAGCACGCGCTGCTGGCCGAGTCCATGGGCGTGCCGAGCCAGAACATCGTGATTCCCGAGCTGGGCCAGGTGATCGAGATGAACGAGGACGTGCTGGCCCTGGGCGAGCAGGTTCCCGTGGGCGGCGTCCTGGTGGACGGCCTGGGCGTGGGCGACGTCGGCAACATCGTGCTGCGCGACCGGAAACACCTGAGCCAGGACGGCCTGGTGATCGTGGCGATGGCCATCGACCGCGACGAGGGCAAGCTGGTGAGTGGCCCGGATATCGTGAGCCGCGGCTTCATCTACGTGAAGGAGAACGAGGATATCATCGACAACACCCAGGTGCTGGTGCGGAACATCCTGGCGGAGAACAACCTCCAGGGCGACAACTGGCCGGACCTGAAGAACCTGATCAAGGACGAGGTGCACCGCTTCATTTTCGAGAAGATCAAGCGGAACCCGATGATCCTGCCGATCATCCTGGACATCTGA